CACTGCGGAGCAGCAGGCGATCCGGGACGCGGTCCGGGAGTTCGGCGATGCCGAGATCCGTCCGGTCGCCGCGGAGTACGAAGCCGAACACCGCTATCCGTCCGAACTACTCGCGGCAGCGGCAGATCTGGACCTCGTGGCGCCGCACGTTCCCGAGGAGTACGGCGGCGCGGGGATGGATCCGATTTCGACGATCATCGTCACCGAGGAACTGTGGCGCGCCGATCCCGGCGTCGGCGGGTCGATTTCCGCGGCGGACTTCGGAACGGGAATGCTCGTCGAGTACGGCGACGAGTGGATGTGCGAGGAGTGGCTGCCGCGGGTCACTGCGGGCGAGACGCCGATTGCGACCGGGATCTCCGAACCCGCACACGGGTCAAACGTTGCAGGAATGGAGACGCATGCGGAGAAAGATGGGAACGAGTGGGTAATCAACGGTCAGAAGATGTGGATCACCAACGGCACCGTCGCCGATGTCGCGATCGTTATGGCGAAAACGTCGCCAGAGAAGGGCCACAACGGGATCACCGCGTTCCTCACCCCGACGGACGTCGACGGCTACGAGGCCACGGCGATCACGAACAAGCTCGGGATCGAGGCACAGGACACCGCCGAGATCGTCCTCGACGACCTCCGCGTCCCCGAGGAGAACGTCGTCGGCGAGGTCGACGAGGGGTTCTACCAGCTCATGGGCTTTTTCGCCCCCGCTCGCGCCGACGTCGCCGCGCAGGCGACTGGCGTGGCACAGGCCGCGCTCGAGGAAGCCATCGCCTACGCGAACGAGCGCGAACAGTTCGATCAGAAGATTTCGGAGTTTCAGGCGATTCGACACAAGATCGCCGAGATGGCGACTAACGTCGAGGCGGCGCGTTCGCTCGCCTATCGGGCGGGGGCCGCGCTCGAGTCGGGCGAGGACGACCGCGCCACGAGACTCGCCTCGATGGCGAAGCTGTTCGCGAGCGAGCGGGCCGTCGACGTCACCGACGAGGCGCTACAGATTCACGGAGGCGCGGGATACGTCTCGGATCACCCGGTCGAGCGCTTCTACCGGGACGCCCGGATCACGAAGATCTACGACGGCACGAGCGAGATCCAGAAAAACATCATCGCCGATCGGTTGCTCTAGTCGCGTCGAAATACGGCCGACCCGGTCAGAACTCGACCGCCCCGATCCACGTCTCGTCCCCGCAATGGCGACACTCGAAGGTCGTCTCGTACTCCTCACACGGTTCGTGGACTCCCCGACCACACGTCTCGCAGTACCGGATCTCCCCCTCGCCGATGCGCGTTTCGCAGACCGGACAGCGGTCGCCGATTTTCATGGGTTGTGCTAACGGTTTTCACCCCGTACGAACGTCCGAGTACCACCAGCAAAAGCCTAGGGACCGGCAGTCGAGCCGATACGTCACGGTCGTGATATACGGGGTCGAAAGCGGCGGATCCGGCCGATTGAAGTACGAGCGGACTCCTTACGGGGCCATGAACGAAACACGACGGGCGATCCTCGAGGCACTCGCCGAGGGACCGGTCTCGGGGCCGGCGCTGGCCGACGAGCTCGATATCTCGCGAGCGGCGGTCTGGAAGCACATCGACGGGCTTCGGGAGGCCGACTTCGAGATCGAGAGCGGGTCGAGCGGCTACGAACTCGCCGGCGTCGACGCGTACAACGCCCCCGCGATCGAGTTCGGACTCGAGGCCCCGTTTTCGATCGAGTACCACGACTCCGTAGGGAGTACGAACGACCGAGCGCGCGAGCTCGCGACCGACGGAGCGACGGACGTCGCCGTCGTCGCGGACGAACAGACAGGCGGTCGCGGCCGCCTCGAGCGCGAGTGGTCCGCACCCGCGGGCGGCGTCTGGGTGAGCATCGTAACGCGACCGACGATCACACCCGCGGAGGCACCGCTGTACACGCTCGCAGCTTCGGTCGCCGCGGCGACGGCCGCGCGAGAAGCCGGCGTCGACGCCCGGATCAAGTGGCCGAACGACGTGGTCGTCCCGGTCGGCGACGACGGAGCGTACCGAAAACTCGCCGGGATCCTCACCGAGATGGAGGGCCAGACCGATCGAGTGGACTGGCTCGTCGCCGGTATCGGCGTCAACGCGAACCTCGATTCCGACGGGCTCCCCGAGGGTGCGACCAGCGTCCGCGACGAGGCCGGCGACGTCGACCGTCGCCACTTCGTCCAGCGGCTCCTCGAGGAGTTCGATCGCTACCGAACCGACCTCGAGTCGGTCGTCCCCGCGTGGCGCGAACTGGCGCTGACGCTCGGACAGCGCGTGCGCGTCGATCGTCCCGCGGGCGAGATCGTCGGCGAAGCGATCGACGTCACGGAGTCTGGTGCCCTCGTGGTCGAAACCGACGACGGCCGGGTGACCGTTTCGGCGGGCGACTGCGAGCACCTGCGTCCCGTCTGACTGGTATCGCCTCCGGTCTGATCGAAAACCGTTTTTCCGAATTCGCGGGCGGCCCGTGATCCGCAGGGCCGTTCCTCACGGCGACGATACGCCGTATCCCGGGTGTCCGAGACGACGAGCGCGTCACCGATCACGACTGCGAGACCCTGCTGGCGTAGCGATGGCGGAGCGCCGCTCTCAGACGCCGAGCAGGATCGAGGCGGCGGCCGCGGCGACGACCCACCCCGCGCCCGTCCAGGACACCACGAAAAACGCCTCGCGAGCGCTGGCTTCCGTCCACCCGGCGCTCACGTCGAGGCGGTCCTGCATCCCCTCGATGGTCCGTCCGAGGCCGACCGCCGTCGACCACGCGGTGACGCCGAACCCGAGGACGAGCGCCCCGAGCGCGAACGCCGTGTCGGTCGCGCCTCGCGCCGACCAGACCGTCAGAAGCCCCAGCGAGACGGCCGCCCCGAGCACGGCTCCGACGGCAACCCAACGAGTGGCGGCGGTCACGAGTCGACTGA
This portion of the Natrinema salinisoli genome encodes:
- a CDS encoding acyl-CoA dehydrogenase family protein produces the protein MSFQLTAEQQAIRDAVREFGDAEIRPVAAEYEAEHRYPSELLAAAADLDLVAPHVPEEYGGAGMDPISTIIVTEELWRADPGVGGSISAADFGTGMLVEYGDEWMCEEWLPRVTAGETPIATGISEPAHGSNVAGMETHAEKDGNEWVINGQKMWITNGTVADVAIVMAKTSPEKGHNGITAFLTPTDVDGYEATAITNKLGIEAQDTAEIVLDDLRVPEENVVGEVDEGFYQLMGFFAPARADVAAQATGVAQAALEEAIAYANEREQFDQKISEFQAIRHKIAEMATNVEAARSLAYRAGAALESGEDDRATRLASMAKLFASERAVDVTDEALQIHGGAGYVSDHPVERFYRDARITKIYDGTSEIQKNIIADRLL
- a CDS encoding biotin--[acetyl-CoA-carboxylase] ligase, which encodes MNETRRAILEALAEGPVSGPALADELDISRAAVWKHIDGLREADFEIESGSSGYELAGVDAYNAPAIEFGLEAPFSIEYHDSVGSTNDRARELATDGATDVAVVADEQTGGRGRLEREWSAPAGGVWVSIVTRPTITPAEAPLYTLAASVAAATAAREAGVDARIKWPNDVVVPVGDDGAYRKLAGILTEMEGQTDRVDWLVAGIGVNANLDSDGLPEGATSVRDEAGDVDRRHFVQRLLEEFDRYRTDLESVVPAWRELALTLGQRVRVDRPAGEIVGEAIDVTESGALVVETDDGRVTVSAGDCEHLRPV
- a CDS encoding DUF7268 family protein → MPSTDRTVAVSTTWLERISRLVTAATRWVAVGAVLGAAVSLGLLTVWSARGATDTAFALGALVLGFGVTAWSTAVGLGRTIEGMQDRLDVSAGWTEASAREAFFVVSWTGAGWVVAAAAASILLGV